The proteins below are encoded in one region of Lactuca sativa cultivar Salinas chromosome 3, Lsat_Salinas_v11, whole genome shotgun sequence:
- the LOC111912342 gene encoding cytochrome b-c1 complex subunit Rieske-4, mitochondrial — translation MLRVAGRRCSSLSSWWSSTPASSAIISRNPINGCGVDSTSDAPRSVSHPNPLFPNSIFLHHIRGLSSSTIAPTHDLGFEVPSTVAAIKNPTSKITYDEHNHERYPPGDPSKRAFAYFVLTGGRFVYASLIRLLVLKFVLSMSASKDVLALASIEVDLSSIEPGTTVTVKWRGKPVFIRRRTDDDIKLANSVDVNSLRDPQEDAIRVQNPEWLIVVGVCTHLGCIPLPNAGDFGGWFCPCHGSHYDISGRIRKGPAPYNLEVPTYSFLAEDKLLIG, via the exons ATGTTGCGAGTAGCCGGGAGGAGATGCTCTTCTCTCTCTTCATGGTGGTCGTCTACTCCGGCCTCCTCCGCCATCATCTCTCGCAATCCAATCAACGGTTGTGGTGTTGATTCCACCTCCGATGCCCCCAGATCCGTTTCCCATCCGAATCCCTTATTTCCCAATTCCATATTTCTCCATCATATCAGAG GTCTTTCTTCTAGTACAATTGCTCCAACACATGATTTAGGGTTTGAAGTCCCTTCAACAGTTGCAGCCATCAAGAACCCTACATCCAAGATCACATACGATGAACACAACCATGAACGCTACCCTCCAGGTGACCCAAGCAAACGTGCATTTGCATACTTTGTGCTAACTGGTGGCAGGTTTGTTTATGCATCATTAATCCGTCTGTTGGTCCTCAAGTTTGTTCTTAGCATGTCTGCAAGTAAAGACGTTCTTGCCCTTGCTTCCATTGAAGTAGACCTGTCAAGCATTGAACCAGGAACCACTGTGACTGTTAAGTGGCGTGGGAAGCCAGTTTTCATCAGGCGTAGAACAGATGATGACATTAAACTAGCCAACAGTGTTGATGTGAACTCTCTTAGGGACCCACAGGAGGATGCGATTAGGGTTCAGAATCCAGAGTGGCTTATTGTTGTTGGGGTGTGTACTCATTTGGGTTGCATCCCTTTGCCTAATGCTGGTGATTTTGGTGGGTGGTTTTGCCCTTGCCATGGATCACATTATGATATATCCGGAAGAATCCGGAAGGGACCTGCTCCTTATAATTTGGAGGTGCCTACTTATAGCTTCTTGGCTGAGGATAAGTTGCTCATTGGATGA